From the Argentina anserina chromosome 3, drPotAnse1.1, whole genome shotgun sequence genome, the window TAGGCAATATATGGTGGCCGGTACCAATCGACACAATCACGGAATTAAGCGTTAAGATCCGTGCAAACTTCAACAAAATGCATCCATCAAGTTGAttggaagaaaaaataaaaaacgaaATTGAAGAATGCAGCATGAATCACCTCAAGATGATCAATAGCTATAGTTCTAAAACAACAAGGATGGTGTTTCTTGACACTGCAGTTGGATAAATTAAGAAGCAAACTCAATCTTGATGCCACCAATCTTGACTTTGTCCGCCCCATACCTTGGAATCAAAGTCACGACCACCGTTTCATCGTCCTCGGCATCCAAATCCTCCAGTAAATCCGTCAGCCCCAACCTCAGAATAGTGTTGATCTTCTTCGAGTGCTTATGCCTGTGCGGCACACTCACAAAGCTTCCGGCAAACTCAGACTTGTCCGGCCCGCTCGGCAAGTCATCCTCGTCGTTAATGTACACATCAAACTTCACTGCCACATCTCTATCGAACTCGATCCCTTGGATCACTAGTATCTCCTCCTCGTCTTCCTTCTGCTTCTTGCTTCTCTTTTTCTGCTGAGGCCTTGGTACCGCCACTTTAATTTTCCGGCTCAAAGTCAGAGGAAAATCAGTGATTGCCACCTCTTTGGCTTTTGAAGGTGCGGCGTTAGCTACACCGAGCTTCTTGGCTATATTACTGAATCCCACCTTTGACCTTCTTGGCGTTGGCCTTGAGTTCAGCCATGGAATCTCCACATCTTGATACACATAACCGAGATTTTTGGTCTCAAGGCAGTCACGCACCTTGACGCGCACCATATTAGCATTCTCATCGTAGAATAAGAAACCGGAGTCTAACCAATCGGAATCGGTGATGTCATTGTTTTTGGTAGCTAGGGTCTTCCATATATTCCACATCCGATCAACATTGGAGTGGTGCGAGTAGAAAATAGGATCTCTACCGGCGGAGTAAAAGTTTCCCATGTCCTCGAAGTTGGGCTGAGTGCTGTCACCGGTCCACAAGTGAACCGGTCCGTGAGGGGTTCCTTCGACAGAACCACCACCAGGGTCAGGCTCATCGCCAGCCCTGTAGGGGTTGCCAAAGAAGAGCTGAGCATTCTTGGCGTTTGACACCATTTGACGGTACATAATGCTTAGATTGCTGTTGATTTGTGTCGTGTTTGATGCATTGTCCTCCCTTCCGTTAAAATCGAGGTCGATTAGCTTCGGCGGCTGATGAGCGGCGGCTCTGAACTTGTCGTAAAGCGGTGAACTGGGATTGGCGAAGAGAGCAGGCAACTGCATGCCAGCAGGGGAGTCCCAGTTCCAGAACGGCAAAGCAAATGTTGGGTCGTTGATTAGCTTACCCAAGATTCTCTCGTAGAAGTACAAGTAGTATCTGTGGAAGGGAAAGAAGAGCCATGAGTTGTGGATTTGGAGCTCAAGATCAGGAAAGCCTGCCTGGTCATAGGCACCATCACAATAAGCACAATGCACGTTGGCTTGCTGCTTGAAACTACGGGGATCATCGTCCGGAAGGGCTTTCATGAGATCCATGGCCTTATTGTATTTTGCAATGTATGCATCATCCACGGCGTGCGCTGCTGGCCTAACACGCAATGGAGTCGGCGAAGGCAGCTTGAAGTCAACGATCTTTGACGCCACAGGCGGGCAACAATCCATCGGTGCTACGCCATTAGGCAAGTCCGCCGCCCCGCATTTGGACACGTCCGGTGGAGCGACGGGCCTGGCAAAAGCGAAGGGATCGTTCCCAAGACCGGCCACCCCATATAGACCTCCAAGACCAAGAAGCACATTTCTTCTATCAAACTTAGTTACATGAGGTTCGGCATCATTTTGGTCGTTGTTAGCGGCTTTGCATGAAACCCTAGTACGAATGCACTGCCTGGGTTTTCCGATCAAGGAAACCTGGGAGCTGCTGTTTGAGAAAGCTGAGAGGGAGGTTTTAGTAGAGGGAATGGTAGTGGTGGTGACTAGTAGAGGTGAGAGAGAAGCCATGGCCTCTGGTACAATGGAATGCTCACAGAAGGCTTTGGTTTTATAATGAAACTTTCTTACTATTCTGTTCAAATATCCATGCAAAGTTAGCTGTAGCTCGACGAAAGTTGGCAGCCTGATCTAGTTGACAAAGTGTGATACAAAAATTACGACCAAGGCTTGCCCCACGTGGGATATAACATGAGATTACGACGAATCATCTGTCTGGTAGCAATTAATGTTAATTAGCGTCTTAATCCGAAGGAGGTGCTAATTGCTTATTTGTTTAGGTCTTTAGGATAAGATGGGAGAGATGAGTAGTCTTTGATTATTACAGAAATGTGATCACAGGATCTTAAGGTTATTAGAGTGGACCAATTACCATAATCATCATTCGACCGGTGATATCATGACTAATTATTCAAGAAAGATAATGTAACAAGGGGTCCGGATCCGACTGAGTTTAACAATTAACTCAGAAGGTTTGTGCTAATTTAAACTATGCtgatcatttttattttttgtattaaTACGAATTGACCCCTGTGCCAGAAGGAAAATCTTTGTTTAATTTGCACAACATGTAGAAAATTGTAACTGATCTTGAAGACTACTTCAATATATTAAGCATTTGTAGTTTGTACATCATTTCTTCCATACAGAACATGGCCACCTCTAGAACAATCTTTGTTATATGCCCATTGGCCGGtaccatatatatttaagctCATATTTAATTATCTTTAAAACATGGAATGGTACTGATCGATCGATATCCTTATTCCTTGCTTATAATGAATCCATTTTCGATAACTTTCGTGATATTGATGATGACAATGTTCAAGTGGGAAGATCAGTACTTAACTAGGGGATTGAACAAATAGGACATCAAGTTTAGCCGTTGAGGTAAGTTTATTAGATAACCACATATATATGGATGATTTTATTTGAACGTAAGTAACTTcaataagatatatatatatatatataggtcttAATCCAGAAAAGGGGATAAATTTTGTTTATGATGCATATGTTGAAATTATCACTACTAAGttcttaaacaaaaaaattgtgaGCTTCGCCCAAACTTAATACACtcttttattaaattaaatcCTGGATGCAAATAAGTCGCATATGCATGGAGTCCATGTGATTCAGTTATGTTTGCTAGTTTTTGGATTTCTAATTCCCCACTTTCCTCCACCTCCTGGTTCATCCCCTCAAGTACGTGTAATCTGTATTATATATTAGTCAAATTATATAATGATgaaataatattgaattatatagTTTCGGGGACCTGGGATTGTCGTTGGCagcaagactcttcatctaaTTAATCAAGTTTAAACAGCAAGTTGAAGGTAATTTAGTGGCCTTGTGTAAACCAAACTAATTAGTAGTGTAGACCAAACTATATGTGTAGAGGtttacaaaaattaattaaatggaTCAAGTTAATATGTAGTCAAAGAAATAGAGCATATCGATCaaccttccttttttttttaaccttCCTACTAAACCAGCTAATAAGTTTACTTTTGAGCCATACGTCGTTGTCTAAATTAGAAAGTAGAGGGGAAttcaaagtaaattgtaaCACTAGAACCTAtggaaaattattatatgtacctATGTTGAGTCGCTGACAGCGCGCATAACATAAACTTAATCTTATATTACGGGGAAGAAAAGTTTCTAGATTCATAATATTACTCCAAATATATTTATGTAGGGTGGGAAAGTAGGTTTCATAGAAAGTTAGGCTCTTGACCTCTTGTagttgatttatatatattttaattcttCATTGCCTTTTTTTCTTCCATGACAAGTCAAACCCATTTTTTCCCACAATATAAACACAAATTAAtcttcatgtatatatattgctATGATTATATCTGATGTGAAACCAACAGAGAAATTAGACCTTAGTCTATATCCTCGGGGTTACATAAGTCTTCCATTGAAGCTCAAGTCAAAAGAGTTGTTGTGGGGTTTTGCATTTGATAAGATTTATCATTAGTGACAAATTTGGGCTTGTGGTGCAAAGTGCAGTAACTTGAAGGTTTGATGAGGGCTCCAAAGGCCTCTTAGATATGTAGTTCGACCCACATTGAACTAATTATATCTGCACTGGTGCATGTACTACATATCTCCGCGACTCCGCAAGCTGTACTATAATATAGCGTACTTACGTACTGCATAAGTTCGTTTTATCTATAAAAGACTCAGATTAAAACTAACCGGCCAGATGTTCCTGATACCAAATATCTTGTATTCTTGCTACACCAATATCGCATTGTTTGATCTAAGCAAACCATGAGCTAGCGCTATGAGGTATGTCTTCTTAACCAGCTAGTTTGACAAGAAGAGGGCTTAAATGTAAGTATTTGCATCAATTGTAAGGCAATAACCACGCATTGCAATATTACTTACCTATAGTACGTTATAAGAATTTCTGTTACTCATGGATAGAATTTGTAGATTCATCGTGCAACActtcaaaaattataatatttcacTATATAGCATTATTTTTCCCTATAAAATTACTTCATCAACGCTAGTACTGAAAAGAAGCAGTGGTCGATTACAAGTAGCAACACAAGAAACTGATCAATTCTTCACATAGTACAAAGCAAGAATTAATAGTAGTGCTGAAGAATGCAACCCatgcatcatgcatgcatgcataatcAACGATCAAACATGATCAATTGATCATGTGGTAGCAATAAGCTCGATCTTGAATCCACCTATGGGGAGGGTTTCATTTTAACCAGGTAGATTAGCCGACGTTGCAGAGCTCCACAGACACACAGCAATGGCCAGAATCAAGGTTCACGAGCTAAGGCAGAAGTCCAAGGCCGATCTCTTGGCCCAGCTCAAGGATCTCAAGGCCGAGCTCGCCCTCCTCCGCGTCGCTAAGGTCACCGGTGGAGCACCCAACAAGCTGTCCAAGATCAAGGTTGTGAGGCTTGGGATTGCTCAGGTGTTGACAGTGATCTCACAGAAGCAGAAGGCTGCTCTGAGAGAAGTgtacaagaacaagaaactcTTGCCTCTTAATCTTCGTCCCAAGAAGACCAGGGCCATTCGCCGAAGGCTCACCAAGCACCAGGCCTCTTTGAAGACTGAACGTGAGAAGAAGAGGGAGATGTACTACCCCTTGAGGAAGTTTGCGATCAAGGCGTAGAGTTGTGGTTCGCTTTATTTAGGTCATCTATCTTCTGCAATAGAAACTTATGGTCacaagttttgattttgaattgatGTGTTGAacatgagattttgatgtCAAATTTGACTTCTCTAGGTTGGGTATCACCCAAACCAATTatgttctaaaaaaaaaaagaatccaCCTTTGGTGATAGGCGTTTTCCCAAACTTCGGCACCAGTGTCACCACCACACTACTATCCTCCTCCGCCCCCAAATCGGTCAGTAAATTCGTTATCCCCAACCTCAAGGTCGTCTTGAGCTTCTTATTCGCCCTATGCGGCACGTGCACAAAACTCCGGGCAAACTCTGCCTTGTCCTTCCCGCTCACCACATCTGCATCATCATTCACATACACATCAACCTTCAACATCCCGCTCCCGGCGAACTCGATACCACTGATCACCAagacctcctcctccttcgccTTCTCCGCCGCTGTCCTCTTAGCCGCCGAAGGCCGCGCCACCTCAACACTAATAGTCTCACTCAACGTGGCCGGGAACTTCGAAGTCAACTGCGCGGAGGAAACCGCCGCCTTCCTTTTATTCTTTGATTTCCTTGCCGTAGGCTTTGACTTCAGCCACGGTATGTCCACGTCCTGGTACTTGTACCCACGTTTCGACTCGTCGAGCGAGTCCCGGACTTTGACTCGGACCAGGTTCTTGTTCTCATTGTAGAACAAAAACCCGGTGTCAAGCCAATCGGTTTTGGTGATATCAGTCCCACCTCGCGCTTTGTAGAGAGACCACATGCGGTCTACGTTAGAATGGTGAGAGTAAAAGATAGGATCCCTTCCTGCTGAGCAGAAAGTTCCCATGTCCTCCCCAttagtttgagtaggatctCCAGTCCAAAGATGGATGTTATTATGTGGAATACTCTCGATGTTTCCGGCCCCGGGGTTCGGGTCGTCGCCGGCCCTATAAGGCTCGCCGAAGAAGAGGTGGTGAGAAGTTGCTTTAGAGATCATTTGTTGGTACATGGTGGTGAGGTTCTCTTTGATTCTAGTCTTGTCATCAGTGTCGTCGTCAGTGCCACCGTAGTTGAGGTCTAGAATCTTAGGGGGTTGATGCGCTGCGTTCCGGTATTGGTCATAGAGAGAGGAGGTGGGGTCGGTGAAAATGGAGGGGATATACATGCCGGCCGGAGCGTCCCAATTCCAGAAAGGAAGAGCGAAAGTGGGATCATCGATGAGCTTGCCCATGATCTTCTCGTGGAAGTAGAGataccaacggtgccaagggTAGAAGAGCCAGCAGAAGTGGACTTGGATTTCAAGGTCGGAAAACCCCGCCATAGGGTACCCGCCGTCGCAATACGAACAGTGGACCATAGCTTGCTGGGCCAGGCTTCGTGGGTCATCTTCTGGTAGGACCCGCACGAGCTCAACTGCCTCTTTATATTTGGCCAAGTATAGCAGGTCCTTTGCGACATTCTGGGCTGCCGGCCTAGTGCGTATAGGACCCGGATCGGGTAGTTTGAAGTCTATGATTGTGGTGGTGTTTGGCGGCAACATCTATTATGCGCCTACTCTCCGTGAGTCCAGGCCTTTTTTTAGACGGCGTCTGGTATCAGTGGCAAAGGTAAAAATTTGGTCACGTGTAGTATTGTTCTTGTGGATCAGTTGTCCATTACCAGAAATCGACCGATCAGAAATTACCCTAATTCAAAACTCACCCAATTTCGAATTCAAGCATATAAAGTTGATGAGGTAAACGAACTAGAGAATGAGGGAAACGCCATTAGGCTCCAATCTAAGAAATTGAGGGTATAATCAAGCTGGGGCAAGATTATAAGTTGTGCTCACCGATTGGAGGCTAGAGAAGCTCATCAGAGCTCTGGAATTCTTGCCGGTCGATCAAACATGCCTATATTTTTCAATTAAATCGAAATTGGGGCAGATATGTTTAATTGTAGAACTCCGGCGACCTATTCTCATATTGGTAAGACTAGCTATATAGCTTCATGCCAGCCCAATTCTTCCACTAAtttctcgaattcaaaagctTACGAATTCGACCTCACTCCTATGCTACCGAAATCAAGTGAAAAGGATTACGATATGAGATTTTCGATATGGGAATCATCAAATGGTGGAGTCGCCGACACCATTATAATGGAATTAAGTATACACAACAAACATGAATGCCAAAAAAGATTTAATTCGGGGATTTCTTCTCTTCAAATATGGCCCTCATCATTTTGCGGAAGAAGCTCTTCAACCTCTGCTCTGAGATTTTCCCAAAAATGGGTTCCTCAGACAGTCTTCCTACAGTCCTACCCACCCCAGTCTCAAATTTGACGACTTCACACGTGTGATCAAGGGAGTAAAGTCCAAGTCAGACTTACCCTCCTTCACTTCCACAACTTACCTTTTTTTTCTAACGTCTCAGAGTTTAACTACTGTCTGGATCTAATTCTTAGCTGACCTATCATTGATAGACACGTAAGCAAATTTGAATTAGGCTCTCGGAGAATAGGCTCTTACCAGAACTTGCCGTGTTTGGCGGGCAACAGTCAATAATTGTACCATCGGGTTTGTCCGCCGGACCGCATGTGGCTAGGTCGGGCGGTGGCACAGGTGCGGCAAATGCAAAAGGATTAGTTTCGAGACCTGCCGTGCCATATAGACCACCAGCACCCAAGCCAATGAGCATGTTTCTCCTGTCAAGTTTTCCCATACAGTCATGATTTTGGTCATTGTTCTTTGTTGCCTTGCATACAAAGCCTTGCTTAGGGTTTGTGGCCAATGAAGGTCGTCGGGATTTCTTGGGGAAGAGAGGATTGAAGGTAGCTGTTGAGGTATGCGAAGTGGAGTTGGGGCAGAATATCTTAGCAGTGGGTGGTAGAGGAGGAGAAGCCATGGCTTATGTCTATGACCTATGAGTTTTGCTTTTGCTGCAACAATGAGCATCACATTAGACCATTCTGTATGATCAACAGTGAATATGAATTaacaaggtgatcgataacaGCGATTGTTGAGAGAGTATTCTATACAAGAACAGCACTACCTGGCCCCGTTGGCATTCTTACTTTTTGCTTGACACCTACTCCATTATTCCAAAGTGatcgagtttcatactcgaataTTGTAGGATAACAAACAAAACAGGAACGAGATATGTGTGACTGTGTGAGCGGGATTAAAACACGTTGAAAACTGAATTGTATCACTTTCGAAGGCCAAGTGTAGTTGCAGAACCAATACAAAACCATTATATGATACACAACGTCGATCATAAGATATATATGTTTGGTGCAATTgattaattgatttttttcGTACGTAAATATTCtatgaaaaatataattaataagGTGTTTTAATCATGATGCGGCAATGGATGATATGGAACATAAAAATTTCGTACGTTGAGTTATTAAGTCTCGAAGACCAACCAATTAATTAGCATATATTGCCCGTTAACGCaatcatgaattcatgattGAGATTGCTAAACTATCATGACGTTGAATTTATCATATTCAATTATTAATCCCCACCTTGTACAtggaaaattctagtatacatctcacatcGGACGGTCGATATTATTTTATGAGTGGAGTCAGAAAAACCTTAAGAAATTGTAATCccttgaccaaaaaaaaaaattgtaatccTGAATATTCTtcgtttttactttttatttaacCGGTTCTTTGATTAATGCATGCTGCCTTTGGTAGgtgatatatacatataggAGCGTGTTTACCTACAAGTTCTGGTGTGTTAGTTGGGTACAAGATCTTCACTTCTCATTAGGTACAGTCGGTACATAAGAGTTTTCGATATGGGAAATCATTACATATTTGCGAGCACAGACACACACGCACCACCTTCAACGTATGCTACATGAAATttgagatgatgatgatcgaaATTGATGAGCACAAatgcagtttttttttacattaataAGATTTTTCCTCCTAAAAGCAGCCCTTATGTGATGTGACGAAAGTTTAGCTCCATCACGTACTTAGCTTCAACCTTATGCGTAAGAGAATATGTATATCACTGTTACCCAGTCCCCACTATATATGGTCATGAGCAAGAGCAAAAGCTTAAGCAGTCAGCAATTAGGAGACAAATTAGCTCGGGCAATAAGCCTATATCTCTGGGTATTTACTTGTCAGTCATATGACAATCGTATGTGTTGTGTTTGattcatgatatatatatatatatatatatatctgtataatttataaacactgTAAAGTTATTATTCCAAGTTCTAACAGTAGTGTGATGGAAGTAATTAACCATTCTTTCCCTTTGGGTGTTCTCTCTACCTCCACCGCCAACAGCCCACGACCAACTTTCCTTCGTCTTTTCTCTCCAGACCAAGTGCAGTTGGCTCTGCCGCTGCATCTTAGTTTGGGAGaggttgttttcttttctgatttGGTTTCACACAACGTTTTGAATCGGGCCCTTTCAGATCTACATAGTCGTCAGAGTTCTCGGGCTCGGATGATTGTCAGCAGATCCACTTTCCATACTTCAGATTTCCTCGATTTGGGTTTGGCATAGATGGATCTACTGCTTATATTCATTTGGGTTTGATCTTGTTTCCTCGAGTTTTCTTGGATTTGTAGGGTTGTGTGGCATTTGGTTGTTGAATAAAGTTGTCGTTCGGATCTTGTTTCGGCGACTCGACTCAACGGCGGCCCTCTTGCCCTCAGTGGGTGTTGATGTGCTCACATTATCTTATATTTatattcatcatatccttaatttatttgtttaattctctaacttatgattgatttatgttattttaatGTATTTATAGGTTTGTGTCAAAAAGAGCAAAAACAAAGTTAAAATGAGCTAACAAATATTAAATGAcaattatattcttcattgtCAAAATTTGCTTGTGCCGAGCTACTGTGGGAGTTCCAGATCGAATCAGACCATGACCTTTATACCATTAGAAAGTTACAGATGTCTATTTTTTGAAGGATTTTACGGATCTTGATTTCGATATTCTGAGAGGAAGTTATGATCGTTTGAGTGACGAGAGGTTAGAGCTGAAATCTACCCGGGTTTGCTAACATTTATGGAGAATTCAAGTTGTGTTGCCAAGTTCATTCAATTCCAATACATCAAGGTCAATGATTCAGATGGAGATGCAAATATTATATGGATTCCTACTTTTACAAAAGATATTTCAAGGTTTTCTCATTCTATATCAAGTTAGGAGTCTGAAACCAAATCTTACAAGGAAATTGaagtcaaatataagaaataatCTTTCCTATATAAGGGAGCACAAATTTCATATGGAGGAGGTCTCGAGAGCACAATATAAACGCCTAAGGAGCAGAGACCATCCATCTATCTTCACCATTTCattcttttattattattttttatgtttttcttagtcATTGTTTGTTAAACCTTTTTCTAGGATTAGGATGATGCTCTTTCAAGATTGTTTATGTAGTTTGATGTTTTAATTGATGGATTTATAGTTTCTTTATGATGAATTTTTAGtcactatttgaattgatgctttatgtttaagttctttGATTGATCACCTTAGGGCTTTGCATCTAGTAATTAGAAGCTGAATTTGTGATGTACCTGCAATATGATTCAACTTACCTTCTTGTGATTAAgagttgtgaattacattattgTCGTACCTGAAATAATGGTTTGCATGGTTCTCTTGTTTTGTAGAACGTAATAAGTCTTTTATGATAAATTTATGTCGTACATGTATAGACTGCATGGTAGGATATACGACCTCTGCGTACCTAGAGAGTATTATACACTTAAGGAAAACTATGGTCTAAGAGTCGTACATGGACTTAGATACGGGAATTGTCATCTAGAGATACAAAAGAATCCATTAGTTGCATTGATACATAAATATGATTGTTAGTGGTTGATTCTAATACCCTAGGTTctatcttgtttttttttttttataatttgttatttgaaaacttaaaatctatgttcttagttTAGAGCAATTAAGTTAGGATCAAATCAATTCTCAATCTCTAGTTAAAATGACCTCGTACTCGCACACTATACTATCGACGATTTGTGCACTTGcgagttttaattaaaatattacaaCAGGTGTTTCCTCATGCGCTTTTGTAGTTGGAAATGGTAGGCGTTCTGGTTGCTTTTGTGGCTGGGTGCCCACCCCTCTCCCGTTGGGGGTTGCATCTTCTACCTCCTTGTGTGGTGGTGCTATGCTCGGCGTATGGCAAGGTGGTGTAGCCGCTCTGCGACTATGGCTTCGTCGGCGCTGTGGTTGTTGTCTTGGGCCCTGGGACCGTGTCTCTTGTTTCTTGTCATTTATGTCTGTTCTGGGCCTCTTTGGCTGGGCTGGCTTCATCAGTTTGAGTTGTCAGAGGTTCTGGCGGAAAAGGGTTATGGGCTTTGCCTTCATTGCCTTCCCCTTCATAATTAACCATGCTTGCTAGTTTTAGTCTTATTGTCCATGTCCTGCTATGTTTCTATGTCTAGCTAGGCCCGTTGTAATCTAGTCGGGTTTTGTTTATGAAATCTAGCAGACTAATCATATCCCTGCAGGATTATGATCTCGAAATCATTGTAATTCTTCTTAAGTGAATGATTTAacctttgataaaaaaaacattagtGTGATGGATCTCACCTAAAGGAAAATATGTATGCAGAGTGATGGTGTTCAAGTGTTTAATAGTGAATTAATCAATCCATGTCCGTTAATTGGTCTGATCACATTATTTTCACAATAATGTGCAGAATGCCATATTCATATAGCATAGAAAGCATATATTGCTCCAAGCTTATTAGTGTGCACTATCTAGCTCTTCAATCATTCTTTATATGTTTgtaattgattaattgttaCCCATCTCCTATTGAATAAGGGTATGTTGTAATATTACTAATGGAGTTTTTTGCACCAACAGTGTCTCAACTCTTGGGTGACTGGCAATATGGTACCCGAACTTACAAAGTGATCAAAGACATACCCAGACTCTATTTTTCGTATCTTCGTGGTACATGGTTACAATTTCCGTCACGTTCCCGTCAGTGGCATCACGTGCCACGCACGAGACACATTACATCAGGGTTAAAAGTCTGATTTGTCCTCAGTTTGTCTCGTAACATGAGAATCACAACTTTAAAACCTGACATTTTGACTATCATCTGGATTTTTTTCCCTCCAAAATTCTCTAAAGTATGAACTTTTCCCTCCAAAATTGTCTGGAAAATGAACAATATCATAGGCAAATATAATTGTTCTCAAGCATAAAAGTAAAGTAAAACTCaaagattatcaatatcaaccGAATAAGTTCACAACCACATTCATTGCTCAATGGTCC encodes:
- the LOC126786747 gene encoding polyphenol oxidase latent form, chloroplastic-like, which translates into the protein MASPPLPPTAKIFCPNSTSHTSTATFNPLFPKKSRRPSLATNPKQGFVCKATKNNDQNHDCMGKLDRRNMLIGLGAGGLYGTAGLETNPFAFAAPVPPPDLATCGPADKPDGTIIDCCPPNTTTIIDFKLPDPGPIRTRPAAQNVAKDLLYLAKYKEAVELVRVLPEDDPRSLAQQAMVHCSYCDGGYPMAGFSDLEIQVHFCWLFYPWHRWYLYFHEKIMGKLIDDPTFALPFWNWDAPAGMYIPSIFTDPTSSLYDQYRNAAHQPPKILDLNYGGTDDDTDDKTRIKENLTTMYQQMISKATSHHLFFGEPYRAGDDPNPGAGNIESIPHNNIHLWTGDPTQTNGEDMGTFCSAGRDPIFYSHHSNVDRMWSLYKARGGTDITKTDWLDTGFLFYNENKNLVRVKVRDSLDESKRGYKYQDVDIPWLKSKPTARKSKNKRKAAVSSAQLTSKFPATLSETISVEVARPSAAKRTAAEKAKEEEVLVISGIEFAGSGMLKVDVYVNDDADVVSGKDKAEFARSFVHVPHRANKKLKTTLRLGITNLLTDLGAEEDSSVVVTLVPKFGKTPITKGGFFFFLEHNWFG
- the LOC126786746 gene encoding 60S ribosomal protein L35-like, producing the protein MARIKVHELRQKSKADLLAQLKDLKAELALLRVAKVTGGAPNKLSKIKVVRLGIAQVLTVISQKQKAALREVYKNKKLLPLNLRPKKTRAIRRRLTKHQASLKTEREKKREMYYPLRKFAIKA
- the LOC126786736 gene encoding polyphenol oxidase, chloroplastic-like, which gives rise to MASLSPLLVTTTTIPSTKTSLSAFSNSSSQVSLIGKPRQCIRTRVSCKAANNDQNDAEPHVTKFDRRNVLLGLGGLYGVAGLGNDPFAFARPVAPPDVSKCGAADLPNGVAPMDCCPPVASKIVDFKLPSPTPLRVRPAAHAVDDAYIAKYNKAMDLMKALPDDDPRSFKQQANVHCAYCDGAYDQAGFPDLELQIHNSWLFFPFHRYYLYFYERILGKLINDPTFALPFWNWDSPAGMQLPALFANPSSPLYDKFRAAAHQPPKLIDLDFNGREDNASNTTQINSNLSIMYRQMVSNAKNAQLFFGNPYRAGDEPDPGGGSVEGTPHGPVHLWTGDSTQPNFEDMGNFYSAGRDPIFYSHHSNVDRMWNIWKTLATKNNDITDSDWLDSGFLFYDENANMVRVKVRDCLETKNLGYVYQDVEIPWLNSRPTPRRSKVGFSNIAKKLGVANAAPSKAKEVAITDFPLTLSRKIKVAVPRPQQKKRSKKQKEDEEEILVIQGIEFDRDVAVKFDVYINDEDDLPSGPDKSEFAGSFVSVPHRHKHSKKINTILRLGLTDLLEDLDAEDDETVVVTLIPRYGADKVKIGGIKIEFAS